A window from Solanum stenotomum isolate F172 chromosome 5, ASM1918654v1, whole genome shotgun sequence encodes these proteins:
- the LOC125866310 gene encoding ycf20-like protein isoform X2, translating into MYDISRRRAWSIRSAADGSRLDSSPTTSGSSGTRLIRAIEALLVKLDARIKVLRKNLPMKLLFFLVGFYCATAFATVIGQTGDWDIISSGLAVAVVEGIGALMYRSIPLIDGVRGIIIMFNYWKTGLTLGLFLDSFKY; encoded by the exons ATGTATGATATCAGCAG GAGGCGGGCATGGTCTATAAGAAGTGCTGCAGATGGCAGTAGACTAGATTCTTCTCCTACAACCAGCGGTAGCAGTGGAACTCGACTTATTAGGGCCATAGAGGCTCTTCTAGTCAAACTAGATGCCAGAATTAAGGTGTTGAGAAAAAACCTACCAATGAAGTTGCTGTTTTTCTTAGTGGGTTTCTATTGTGCAACCGCATTTGCCACTGTAATAGGGCAGACAGGTGATTGGGATATTATTTCTTCTGGATTAGCTGTGGCTGTGGTAGAGGGCATTGGAGCTCTCATGTATAGATCCATTCCTTTAATTGATGGGGTAAGGGGCATCATCATTATGTTCAATTATTGGAAAACTGGGCTGACTCTTGGTCTATTCCTTGACTCTTTCAAGTATTAA